In Vibrio sp. FE10, the following are encoded in one genomic region:
- the trkA gene encoding Trk system potassium transporter TrkA, translating to MKIIILGAGQVGGTLAENLVGENNDITIVDRNADRLRELQDKYDLRVVNGYASHPNTLREAGAQDADMLVAVTNMDETNMAACQVAFSLFNTPNRIARIRSPQYLEEKEALFKSGAIPVDHLIAPEELVTSYIERLIQYPGALQVVSFAEQKVSLVAVKAYYGGPLVGNALSALREHMPHIDTRVAAIFRQGRPIRPQGTTIIEADDEVFFVAASNHIRSVMSELQRLEKPYRRIMIVGGGNIGASLAKRLEQSYSIKLIERSYTRAEKLSEELENTIVFCGDAADQELLTEENIDQVDVFIALTNEDETNIMSAMLAKRMGAKKVMVLIQRGAYVDLVQGGVIDIAISPQQATISALLTHVRRADIVNVSSLRRGAAEAIEAIAHGDETTSKVVGRAIGDIKLPPGTTIGAIVRGEEVLIAHDRTVIEQDDHVVMFLVDKKYVPDVESLFQPSPFFL from the coding sequence ATGAAGATCATTATTCTAGGTGCTGGACAAGTTGGCGGTACCCTTGCTGAAAACCTAGTGGGTGAAAACAATGACATCACGATCGTCGACCGTAATGCCGACCGACTTCGTGAACTTCAGGACAAATACGACCTTAGGGTTGTAAACGGTTATGCCAGCCACCCGAACACACTACGTGAAGCGGGCGCGCAAGATGCCGACATGTTGGTTGCCGTAACCAACATGGATGAAACCAACATGGCCGCATGTCAGGTTGCCTTCTCTCTGTTTAATACGCCAAACCGAATTGCCCGTATCCGCTCTCCACAGTATTTAGAAGAGAAAGAAGCACTCTTCAAATCAGGTGCGATTCCGGTCGATCATTTGATTGCACCAGAAGAACTCGTCACCAGTTACATCGAGCGCCTGATTCAATATCCAGGTGCACTACAAGTGGTGAGCTTTGCAGAACAGAAAGTGAGCCTAGTAGCAGTAAAAGCCTACTACGGTGGCCCACTGGTTGGTAATGCACTGTCTGCTTTGCGTGAGCACATGCCTCACATTGATACTCGTGTTGCGGCTATCTTCCGTCAAGGTCGCCCTATTCGCCCACAAGGCACTACCATCATTGAAGCCGATGATGAGGTTTTCTTTGTGGCAGCGAGTAACCATATCCGCTCAGTAATGAGTGAGCTGCAGCGCCTCGAGAAACCATACCGCCGCATCATGATTGTGGGCGGTGGTAACATTGGTGCAAGCTTGGCAAAACGCCTTGAACAGAGCTACAGCATCAAGCTTATCGAGCGCAGCTACACTCGTGCCGAGAAGCTATCTGAAGAATTAGAAAACACCATCGTCTTCTGTGGTGATGCAGCCGACCAAGAACTGCTGACCGAAGAGAACATCGATCAGGTAGATGTGTTCATTGCCCTAACCAATGAAGATGAAACCAACATCATGTCAGCGATGCTGGCGAAGCGAATGGGTGCCAAGAAGGTAATGGTGCTGATTCAGCGTGGCGCTTATGTCGACCTTGTTCAGGGTGGCGTGATTGATATTGCGATATCGCCACAGCAAGCGACCATTTCTGCGCTGCTTACTCACGTTCGTCGTGCCGATATTGTAAACGTATCCTCTCTACGTCGTGGCGCTGCAGAGGCGATCGAAGCCATTGCGCACGGTGACGAAACCACATCTAAGGTTGTTGGCCGAGCGATTGGCGACATCAAACTGCCACCGGGCACCACCATTGGTGCAATTGTTCGCGGAGAAGAGGTACTTATCGCGCACGATAGAACCGTAATCGAACAAGATGACCACGTAGTTATGTTCCTAGTGGACAAAAAATACGTACCTGATGTTGAGTCTCTATTCCAACCGAGCCCGTTCTTCTTATAG
- a CDS encoding TrkH family potassium uptake protein translates to MVNFRPILLVIGLVLSKLALFMYIPTLVAFFTGTGGFLEFGQSVVITHIVAFICLSLGRSAKFRLGVRDMFLITSLVWTIASAFAALPFVFINHISFTDAYFETMSGITTTGSTVLSGLDSMAPSILLWRSILQWLGGIGFIVMAVAVLPMLNVGGMRLFQTESSDWSDKSSPRAKTVAKNIVAVYLVLTGLCLVSYLFAGMSVFDAINHAFTTLSTGGYSTSDGSMNHFSNSAHWVGTAFMFLGGLPFLLFVSALRGRKLSLLYKDAQVRGFTYLFLVTSAVISTWLVMRDGYSVMDALRVSMFNIVSVVTTTGFGLEDFTAWGALPTTLFAFLMMAGACSGSTSGGIKIFRFQIAMTMLHKQMMKLIHPSGVFVQRYNQRPVSDDIVRSLVAFGLMFFITIILIAGGLSAMGLDPITSISGAITAVANVGPGMGSVIGPTGNFAPLPDAAKWLLSLGMLMGRLEILTLIVLFFPAFWRR, encoded by the coding sequence ATGGTCAACTTTCGTCCGATATTATTAGTAATAGGGTTAGTATTATCAAAACTCGCCCTTTTCATGTACATCCCCACATTGGTTGCCTTCTTTACCGGCACCGGTGGCTTTCTCGAGTTTGGTCAATCGGTAGTGATCACGCACATTGTGGCGTTCATTTGCTTGAGCTTAGGCCGTTCCGCTAAGTTTCGATTAGGGGTGCGGGACATGTTCCTGATCACCTCTTTGGTATGGACTATTGCCAGCGCCTTCGCTGCACTGCCCTTTGTTTTCATCAACCACATCAGTTTCACTGACGCCTACTTTGAAACCATGTCTGGAATCACCACGACAGGATCAACCGTATTAAGCGGCTTAGACAGCATGGCACCAAGCATTCTATTGTGGCGTTCAATTTTACAGTGGCTCGGTGGTATTGGCTTTATCGTAATGGCGGTAGCTGTTCTGCCAATGCTCAACGTCGGTGGCATGCGCCTTTTCCAAACTGAGTCTTCCGATTGGTCAGATAAAAGTAGCCCACGAGCGAAAACCGTCGCAAAAAACATTGTGGCGGTTTATCTGGTACTGACAGGCTTGTGCTTGGTGAGTTACCTGTTTGCCGGAATGAGCGTCTTTGATGCCATCAATCATGCATTCACAACGCTCTCGACTGGCGGTTACTCGACCTCAGATGGATCAATGAATCACTTCTCGAACAGCGCACATTGGGTCGGAACTGCGTTCATGTTCCTTGGTGGCTTACCGTTCTTACTGTTTGTCAGTGCACTTCGAGGCCGAAAGCTCTCATTACTCTATAAAGACGCGCAAGTCAGAGGTTTCACTTACCTATTCTTAGTCACCAGCGCTGTGATCTCCACATGGTTGGTGATGAGAGATGGGTATAGCGTGATGGATGCTCTGCGTGTCTCAATGTTCAACATCGTATCAGTCGTCACCACAACCGGTTTTGGCTTAGAAGACTTCACCGCATGGGGCGCACTACCAACCACACTGTTTGCCTTCCTAATGATGGCAGGTGCTTGTTCAGGCTCAACCTCAGGTGGTATAAAAATATTCCGCTTCCAGATCGCGATGACCATGCTCCACAAACAAATGATGAAGCTGATTCATCCATCAGGTGTGTTTGTGCAACGCTACAACCAACGACCAGTCAGTGACGACATTGTTCGCTCATTAGTCGCATTTGGTTTGATGTTCTTTATTACTATTATCTTAATCGCTGGTGGTTTGAGTGCGATGGGGTTAGACCCAATAACAAGCATCTCTGGCGCGATTACAGCCGTTGCCAACGTTGGTCCGGGCATGGGTAGCGTGATAGGCCCAACGGGGAATTTTGCACCACTACCAGACGCCGCTAAATGGTTATTAAGTTTAGGTATGTTGATGGGCCGACTTGAGATACTGACGCTAATTGTTCTATTTTTCCCTGCCTTTTGGCGACGCTAA
- a CDS encoding DUF3157 family protein has product MKSPLFIASVLLANSVCMSSAFADQMVTLPDGKEILLKDDFTWQYVAQKQAETATTSEIAAPVAAAPVVAVPIATNVRGTTIVVDSKKPSLQLSQSGVDVVLGASRYEDGELIIPTAITNQGTQAVILVSLKLGVYSPSGELLEEKTVAVWKSIKRMADTYLRPKTDAEGTSLNLTVDQYPEYQIKAEIVEVLAR; this is encoded by the coding sequence ATGAAATCACCCCTATTTATCGCAAGCGTGCTGCTCGCAAACTCAGTATGTATGAGCTCTGCATTCGCCGACCAAATGGTGACTCTGCCTGATGGTAAAGAGATCTTACTGAAAGACGATTTCACATGGCAATACGTGGCACAGAAGCAAGCAGAAACGGCGACGACATCAGAAATCGCAGCTCCTGTTGCAGCAGCGCCGGTTGTAGCCGTCCCAATCGCGACTAATGTGCGTGGTACTACGATTGTTGTTGATAGCAAGAAGCCAAGCTTACAGCTGTCTCAATCAGGAGTGGATGTTGTACTAGGTGCAAGTCGCTATGAAGACGGCGAGCTGATCATCCCTACGGCGATTACCAACCAAGGCACACAGGCTGTCATCTTAGTGTCTTTGAAATTAGGAGTGTATTCACCAAGTGGGGAATTATTAGAAGAGAAAACGGTAGCGGTTTGGAAATCGATAAAGCGTATGGCAGATACCTACCTTCGACCAAAAACAGATGCCGAAGGTACGTCGCTTAACCTAACTGTTGATCAATACCCAGAGTATCAAATCAAAGCCGAAATCGTTGAGGTGCTGGCTCGTTAA
- the trhA gene encoding PAQR family membrane homeostasis protein TrhA, with translation MSASSASEYSDIEERANAITHGLGVVLGVVGLILLLIRAFDYQADMLTITSMTVYGSSIILLFLASTLYHSITTEKTKRLLKTLDHCAIYLLIAGSYTPFLLVGLRTPLAMGLMAVIWGIALVGIIMKIAFVYRFKRLSLFIYLAMGWLSLIVVYQLAMNIDIGGLVLLAVGGVIYSLGVIFYVAKRIPYNHAIWHLFVLAGCACHFFAIYLYVTPV, from the coding sequence ATGTCTGCATCATCGGCGAGCGAATACAGTGACATCGAAGAACGCGCTAATGCGATAACTCATGGCTTAGGCGTGGTGCTTGGTGTGGTTGGTTTAATCCTGCTACTGATTCGTGCGTTTGACTATCAAGCTGACATGCTGACTATTACCAGCATGACGGTCTATGGCAGCAGTATTATCCTTCTGTTTCTTGCTTCTACGCTGTATCACTCGATCACCACAGAAAAAACCAAGCGCTTACTCAAAACCCTCGATCACTGTGCGATTTACTTACTGATCGCAGGTAGCTACACGCCTTTTTTATTGGTCGGATTAAGAACCCCACTGGCAATGGGCTTGATGGCGGTTATCTGGGGAATTGCGTTGGTCGGTATTATCATGAAGATAGCATTCGTGTACCGATTTAAGCGTCTATCGCTGTTCATTTACTTAGCTATGGGTTGGCTATCTTTGATTGTGGTTTATCAATTAGCGATGAACATCGATATCGGTGGTTTGGTGTTACTGGCAGTTGGCGGGGTGATTTACTCGCTGGGTGTGATTTTCTATGTGGCAAAACGCATCCCTTATAACCATGCCATCTGGCACTTGTTTGTATTGGCGGGCTGCGCTTGCCATTTCTTCGCTATTTATCTGTACGTGACGCCGGTTTAA
- a CDS encoding sporulation protein, with product MSFLKKTLASFGIGSAKVDSVLQQEVLYPGKKASIIVHVYGGAQPQEIDNIDLNLCCRYVKEVTMNSQRQEGGHKRRMHQTYSLAKWSLPYAFVIQPGETRDFECEFDVPLNTPVTIGDSKVWLETGLDIAMAIDPSDKDVLTVRPDPLLDGIFNELEAQGLRIRQVECEAVEGFELPFVQEFEFVPTTGPYHGRWRELEVVAHHDETELKLWFEIDRNRDGAKGMLASLLGIGQLQRQLSVPLDTPPEDAGKMVVEYLESAS from the coding sequence ATGTCGTTCTTGAAGAAAACGTTAGCAAGTTTTGGAATTGGGTCTGCCAAGGTGGACTCTGTATTGCAACAGGAAGTGCTTTACCCAGGTAAGAAGGCGAGCATCATTGTGCATGTCTACGGTGGCGCTCAGCCACAGGAGATCGACAATATCGATCTCAATCTGTGTTGTCGCTATGTCAAAGAAGTCACCATGAACTCCCAGAGGCAAGAGGGTGGCCATAAACGCCGAATGCACCAAACATACTCGTTGGCCAAATGGAGCCTACCGTATGCTTTTGTTATTCAGCCGGGGGAAACTCGCGATTTTGAATGTGAGTTCGATGTGCCATTGAATACCCCAGTGACGATTGGTGATTCCAAGGTTTGGTTAGAGACAGGACTCGATATTGCGATGGCAATCGACCCTTCTGATAAGGACGTTTTAACGGTTCGTCCCGATCCGCTGCTCGATGGCATTTTTAACGAACTAGAAGCTCAAGGGCTACGTATTCGCCAAGTCGAGTGTGAAGCGGTGGAAGGTTTTGAATTACCGTTTGTGCAAGAGTTCGAATTTGTTCCAACCACAGGTCCTTATCATGGCCGTTGGCGTGAACTAGAAGTGGTTGCACACCACGATGAAACAGAGCTCAAGTTGTGGTTTGAAATCGATAGAAATCGCGATGGTGCCAAAGGTATGTTAGCGAGCTTGCTGGGTATTGGTCAGCTACAACGCCAATTGAGCGTCCCGCTTGATACCCCACCAGAAGATGCCGGTAAGATGGTGGTTGAGTATTTAGAAAGCGCCTCTTAG
- a CDS encoding YihD family protein, with amino-acid sequence MKCHRIEELLDLMEPEWQKDQELNLLEFIIKLSKEAGYQGKLEDLTDDVLIYHLKMRNSEKDEMIPGLKKDQEDDFKTAILKARGII; translated from the coding sequence ATGAAGTGTCACCGCATTGAAGAACTTCTTGATCTTATGGAGCCTGAGTGGCAAAAAGATCAAGAGCTTAACTTGTTAGAGTTCATCATTAAGCTATCAAAAGAAGCGGGCTACCAAGGTAAGCTTGAAGATCTGACTGATGATGTTCTTATCTATCATCTAAAAATGCGTAACAGCGAAAAAGATGAAATGATTCCAGGTCTAAAAAAAGACCAAGAAGATGACTTCAAAACAGCGATTCTTAAAGCGCGCGGCATCATCTAA
- the ccoG gene encoding cytochrome c oxidase accessory protein CcoG produces the protein MSQDKIDIKDVTPKTFNPKTHKGNGDRFNPSNRIYVRESKGKFQQLRRYGGWFLLLLFALIPWIPFGERQAILLDIGSQQFNFFGTTLYPQDLTLLAILFMIAAFGLFFITTFLGRVWCGYLCPQTVWTFMYIWFEEKLEGAANKRKKQDSNKLTANLAIRKTLKHIAWWAIAIATGLTFVGYFIPIKELVVGFFTFNSTFWPVFWVLFFAGCTYANAGWMRSIVCLHMCPYARFQSAMFDKDTFIVGYDTERGENRGPRSRKVDHKQLGLGDCIDCNLCVQVCPTGIDIRDGLQYECINCGACIDACDNTMERMGYEKGLINYTTEHRLEGHSTKVMRPKLLGYGVILIVMLGLFFAQIASVDPAGLSVLRDRNQLFKINSQGLVENTYNLKVINKTQQEQEYKLDVSGLPDSIWYGKQTITVEPGEVLNLPISLGVDPEKLSSPVSTIQFILSDNEEFTMEVESRFIKKL, from the coding sequence ATGAGTCAGGATAAAATCGATATCAAAGATGTGACTCCTAAAACCTTTAATCCCAAGACACATAAAGGTAATGGAGATCGATTTAACCCAAGTAACCGCATCTATGTGCGAGAAAGCAAAGGTAAATTCCAACAGTTACGCCGCTATGGCGGTTGGTTCTTGCTTTTACTTTTTGCGCTTATCCCATGGATCCCGTTTGGTGAGCGACAAGCGATCTTGCTCGATATCGGCAGCCAACAGTTCAACTTCTTTGGTACAACTCTGTACCCACAAGATCTGACGCTACTCGCCATCCTCTTCATGATTGCGGCGTTTGGCTTGTTCTTCATAACCACCTTCTTAGGACGTGTCTGGTGTGGCTATTTGTGCCCGCAAACCGTCTGGACGTTCATGTACATCTGGTTCGAAGAGAAATTGGAAGGCGCGGCTAACAAGCGTAAGAAGCAAGATTCAAACAAACTCACCGCCAATTTGGCGATCAGGAAAACACTCAAACACATCGCATGGTGGGCTATTGCTATCGCAACCGGTCTCACCTTCGTTGGCTACTTCATCCCAATCAAAGAGTTAGTGGTTGGCTTCTTTACCTTTAACTCCACTTTTTGGCCTGTGTTTTGGGTACTATTCTTCGCAGGTTGTACATATGCCAACGCGGGTTGGATGCGCTCGATAGTTTGTCTTCACATGTGTCCATATGCGCGTTTCCAATCGGCGATGTTCGACAAAGATACCTTCATTGTTGGCTATGACACCGAACGCGGTGAAAACCGTGGCCCTCGTTCACGCAAAGTGGACCACAAGCAACTCGGCTTAGGCGACTGTATTGACTGTAATTTGTGTGTGCAAGTATGTCCTACCGGGATTGATATCCGTGATGGCCTGCAATACGAGTGTATTAACTGTGGCGCGTGTATCGATGCCTGTGACAACACGATGGAACGCATGGGTTATGAGAAAGGTCTGATCAACTACACCACCGAACACAGGCTTGAAGGGCACTCAACCAAAGTGATGCGTCCTAAGCTCTTGGGCTATGGCGTAATATTGATCGTTATGTTGGGTCTGTTTTTCGCACAAATCGCGAGCGTTGATCCTGCTGGGTTAAGCGTACTGCGTGATAGAAACCAGCTATTTAAAATCAATAGCCAAGGGCTTGTCGAAAATACTTACAACTTGAAAGTCATTAACAAAACTCAGCAGGAGCAAGAGTACAAGCTTGATGTCAGCGGGCTACCCGATTCTATCTGGTACGGTAAACAAACCATTACCGTAGAGCCAGGTGAGGTTTTAAACCTTCCTATCAGTTTGGGAGTCGATCCAGAAAAACTCAGCTCACCAGTTTCGACAATTCAGTTTATACTCTCGGATAATGAAGAGTTTACGATGGAAGTCGAAAGCCGCTTTATCAAGAAGCTCTGA
- a CDS encoding serine/threonine protein kinase, producing MTMQAFNFDNLTPDFMWYALESIGVRAESGLLALNSYENRVYQFTDEDRKRYVVKFYRPQRWNKAQIQEEHDFALELIEQEMPIAPPMRINGATLHEYQGYLFALFESVGGRQYEVDNLNQLEGVGRFLGRIHKASAGKTFQHRPTISLDEYLYQPRKILENSQFIPTHLENAFFNDVDLLIKELESQWPSNTENIRLHGDCHPGNILWRDGPMFVDLDDARNGPAVQDLWMLLNGERQDKLMQLDILLESYQEFCDFNPSQLKLIEPLRGLRMVHYMAWLAKRWHDPAFPLAFPWFNDPKYWEQQVLACKEQIATLQEPPLSLMPQW from the coding sequence ATGACGATGCAAGCCTTTAACTTTGATAACCTGACCCCTGACTTCATGTGGTACGCACTGGAGAGCATTGGGGTTCGCGCTGAATCCGGGCTTCTCGCTCTCAACAGTTACGAAAATCGGGTCTACCAATTCACCGATGAAGACCGCAAACGCTACGTTGTTAAGTTTTATCGCCCACAACGTTGGAACAAAGCACAGATCCAAGAAGAACACGACTTCGCGTTAGAGCTGATCGAACAAGAGATGCCAATCGCACCGCCAATGCGTATCAATGGTGCGACCTTACACGAATACCAAGGCTATCTGTTTGCACTGTTTGAAAGTGTCGGTGGCCGACAGTATGAAGTGGATAACTTAAACCAATTGGAAGGTGTAGGTCGTTTCCTTGGTCGAATTCATAAGGCGAGTGCAGGCAAAACATTCCAACATCGTCCAACCATCAGCCTAGATGAGTATTTGTATCAGCCACGTAAGATATTAGAAAACTCTCAGTTTATCCCGACGCATCTAGAAAACGCGTTCTTCAATGACGTCGACCTTCTGATTAAAGAATTAGAGAGCCAATGGCCGAGCAATACTGAAAATATCCGCCTGCATGGCGATTGCCACCCGGGTAATATTCTATGGCGCGACGGGCCAATGTTTGTCGATCTCGATGACGCGCGTAATGGCCCTGCAGTTCAAGATCTGTGGATGCTGCTTAACGGTGAGCGCCAAGATAAGCTGATGCAACTCGATATTCTGCTAGAGAGTTATCAAGAGTTTTGTGATTTTAATCCTTCACAACTGAAACTAATCGAACCACTACGCGGTCTACGTATGGTGCATTACATGGCATGGTTGGCGAAGCGATGGCATGATCCGGCGTTTCCTTTGGCCTTCCCATGGTTTAATGACCCTAAATATTGGGAGCAACAAGTACTTGCTTGTAAAGAGCAAATTGCTACCCTGCAAGAGCCACCACTTTCGTTAATGCCTCAGTGGTAA
- a CDS encoding thiol:disulfide interchange protein DsbA/DsbL — protein sequence MKKLFAFFSLIMLSLSAHAAKFNEGEHYKVLDLEASKKPMVTEFFSFYCPHCNSFEPIIQQLKQQLPADAKLQKNHVSFMGGNMGLPMSKAYATMIALKVEDKMVPVMFNRIHNMNKPPRDEAELRQIFLDEGVDAKKFDAAYNGFAVDSMVRRFDKAFKDSGLSGVPAVVVNNRYLVEAQGINSLDEYFALVNFLLKK from the coding sequence ATGAAAAAGCTATTCGCATTTTTCTCATTGATCATGTTGAGCCTTTCAGCTCACGCTGCGAAATTTAACGAAGGTGAACACTACAAAGTTCTCGATCTAGAAGCATCAAAGAAACCAATGGTGACAGAGTTTTTCTCTTTCTACTGCCCACACTGTAATAGCTTTGAGCCTATCATCCAGCAGCTAAAACAACAGCTACCTGCTGACGCTAAGCTACAGAAAAACCATGTTTCATTCATGGGTGGCAACATGGGTCTGCCAATGAGCAAAGCTTACGCGACAATGATTGCGCTGAAAGTGGAAGACAAAATGGTGCCAGTGATGTTTAACCGCATTCACAACATGAACAAGCCACCACGTGATGAAGCAGAACTACGTCAAATCTTCCTAGACGAAGGTGTTGATGCTAAGAAATTTGACGCGGCTTACAATGGCTTTGCAGTAGATTCAATGGTTCGTCGTTTCGACAAAGCATTCAAAGACAGCGGTCTTTCTGGCGTACCAGCAGTCGTGGTGAATAACCGTTACTTGGTAGAAGCACAAGGCATCAACAGCCTAGACGAATATTTTGCATTGGTTAACTTCCTACTGAAGAAGTAA
- a CDS encoding DUF2860 domain-containing protein translates to MKIKYTLLALSVAAAPAFAKLADEAGFSGEISINTGFTSSTSNFNTDADSTISSNQQKASSESSFLVAPLGSVAYTFGEKLNHQVYTGTARDDVATGTVVLEVGYKYQLDSGMVIDASLLPTIMSGETWANPYAEGIARSKTDETGNAFRLKLDSIAGSAFSVDMAFATRDVEDDLVEDALKRDADTFYLKGQYRQPISRTMMLVPSLIYQSTDAEGDAASFEQFGGEVSLFGGMGRHQYALTAGYNQRSYDASNPIYGKKRSDDNINLFAAYEYDQFMDWENWSFVSLAGYGTSESNITFYDESQYIVSVGLNYKF, encoded by the coding sequence ATGAAAATTAAATATACGTTATTAGCACTGAGCGTTGCCGCAGCACCTGCTTTTGCCAAGCTTGCTGATGAAGCAGGCTTCAGTGGTGAAATCTCTATCAACACCGGTTTTACTTCTTCAACCTCAAATTTTAATACCGATGCTGACAGCACTATTTCATCTAACCAACAGAAGGCTTCTTCGGAAAGCTCGTTTCTGGTTGCTCCTTTAGGTAGCGTTGCTTACACCTTTGGTGAAAAGCTAAACCATCAAGTTTACACAGGTACTGCCCGTGATGACGTGGCAACGGGTACCGTGGTACTTGAAGTAGGTTACAAATACCAACTGGATTCAGGCATGGTGATCGATGCTTCACTTCTACCAACGATTATGTCTGGTGAAACTTGGGCAAACCCTTACGCAGAAGGTATTGCTCGAAGCAAAACTGACGAAACAGGTAATGCGTTCCGTCTAAAGCTAGATAGTATTGCTGGCTCGGCGTTCTCTGTCGATATGGCTTTCGCGACCAGAGATGTAGAAGATGATCTGGTTGAAGACGCACTAAAGCGCGATGCGGACACCTTCTACCTAAAAGGTCAGTATCGTCAGCCTATTAGCCGCACCATGATGCTAGTTCCGTCTTTGATTTATCAATCAACGGATGCAGAAGGTGATGCAGCATCATTCGAACAGTTCGGTGGTGAAGTCAGCTTATTCGGTGGTATGGGTCGTCACCAGTACGCATTAACAGCGGGTTATAACCAACGCTCTTACGATGCAAGTAACCCTATCTACGGTAAGAAGCGCAGCGACGACAACATCAACTTGTTTGCCGCGTATGAATATGATCAATTCATGGATTGGGAAAACTGGTCGTTTGTTTCTCTTGCAGGTTACGGTACCAGCGAGTCAAACATTACCTTCTACGATGAATCCCAGTACATCGTCTCAGTCGGCTTGAACTACAAGTTCTAG
- a CDS encoding tyrosine-type recombinase/integrase, protein MAVRKLKGFEQWSHLGFNGKLVFRKPLDIPFVTYSNHTPCYEANAYIHSLMVRNLKSDTIRGYAHDIIHLVHFIEKQPLLSRFSQLTDATFTLFVQSLQAERTPLGELKRKNNSVIKIAHTCLDFLEFVQGFHDLSAFIGKDKGNSIQILEKYYKRKQEGYKGFIEGSKITHPAVPTKDEIKKRHPVSEDDALRVWEFIKTQKSKDKRRRDMALYTAMEQLGARVSELHLIKMTDYEEARRTGMLTLTTLKRRDDNSTRKIPVPHLLLSMIADYVKVRKKAMRKKKVQHDYLFISLTTGHPLSADSWTTYMNAWKKEFGIEGELHPHLWRHAFITDKLKELILASKEVNDKDDFRKHLLHTQTFKMQLQQWTGHTQLSSLDTYIDLAFADIHGYTEVYNAVSLKSSVNLAKRQVELLREQVARKELTTTAALREFEVMLEAFQLDIDKSIVSS, encoded by the coding sequence ATGGCGGTTCGTAAGCTTAAAGGCTTTGAGCAATGGAGTCATCTTGGGTTTAATGGCAAGCTTGTCTTTCGTAAGCCTCTGGATATTCCTTTCGTAACCTACAGTAATCATACTCCTTGCTATGAAGCCAATGCCTACATCCATAGTTTGATGGTGAGAAACTTAAAAAGTGACACTATTCGAGGGTATGCCCACGATATCATCCACTTGGTTCACTTTATTGAAAAACAGCCACTATTGAGCAGATTTAGCCAACTTACAGACGCAACATTCACCCTTTTCGTTCAGTCACTACAGGCGGAGAGAACGCCGCTTGGCGAGCTAAAACGCAAGAATAACTCAGTTATAAAGATTGCACACACCTGTCTGGATTTTTTGGAGTTTGTCCAAGGCTTCCATGATTTAAGCGCTTTTATTGGCAAAGATAAAGGTAACTCAATTCAGATACTTGAAAAATATTACAAGCGCAAACAGGAAGGCTATAAAGGGTTCATTGAAGGCTCTAAAATTACGCACCCTGCTGTACCAACAAAAGATGAGATCAAGAAACGTCACCCTGTTTCGGAAGATGATGCCTTGCGTGTGTGGGAGTTTATAAAGACTCAGAAAAGCAAAGACAAACGCAGAAGGGATATGGCGTTATACACCGCAATGGAGCAACTAGGCGCTCGTGTATCGGAGCTTCACTTGATTAAAATGACCGATTATGAGGAAGCTAGACGCACAGGTATGCTCACTCTCACCACTCTGAAGCGTAGGGACGATAACAGCACTCGAAAGATTCCTGTGCCACACCTTTTGTTATCAATGATTGCCGATTACGTCAAAGTTCGTAAGAAAGCGATGAGGAAGAAAAAGGTTCAGCATGACTACCTCTTTATCAGCTTAACCACAGGTCACCCCTTATCTGCTGACTCATGGACAACGTACATGAACGCTTGGAAAAAAGAGTTTGGCATCGAAGGGGAGTTACATCCACACCTGTGGAGGCACGCATTCATTACAGACAAGCTTAAGGAACTTATTCTTGCCTCTAAAGAAGTGAATGATAAAGATGATTTCCGAAAACATTTGCTTCATACACAAACATTTAAAATGCAGCTTCAGCAATGGACAGGTCATACGCAATTGAGTTCTCTAGATACTTACATTGACCTTGCATTTGCTGATATTCATGGCTATACAGAGGTTTACAATGCAGTTTCTCTAAAGTCCAGTGTTAACCTAGCAAAACGTCAGGTCGAGCTATTAAGAGAACAGGTAGCAAGGAAAGAGCTGACCACTACCGCTGCGCTTAGGGAGTTCGAGGTGATGTTGGAAGCCTTTCAGTTAGATATCGATAAAAGTATTGTCTCATCGTGA